Genomic DNA from Pseudomonas fluorescens:
CGCCGTAGCTGTTCAGCTCTGGCAGGTCGCGGCAGAACACGGCAACGCCTGGGGCGCTAACGTCCTGTTCGAATCGGATTGGATAGTCGTACATCGTCACTCCTTGGAGGTGATAGTCCAGTGCTCAGGCGTGGTGAAAGGGCTCTTCAGAGCCCAGTTGTTTAATGATCGCCTTACCGGTCGGTTCCGGCTTTTCCTTGGAACTGTGATCCGCGAGGTAGCCTTGTTGCCGTGGGGGGACTTTGAAGTGGCTTCCTTTGCCTGCTTCGAAGGCCATCCTTTGGGTCTTCAACCATCGTCTGAGCTCGCTGAGCTTCATCACTTCGCTTGGTTGTTTGGATGAGTCCACTCTACAACATTTCTGTGTTAATACAACACTTGTGTGTTGTTTGGTTCGAGCAGTGCCCGGGCCATGCAGGCCACTTTTATTCTGAAAGGACGATGGCCCCTACTGATCTCGGCACAGGCACAGCTACCTGGATGAACTGACGAGCAAAACGAGCATCGCGCAGACCAGCTGTTTACAGTTGATGGATGTAAGCGGGTGCCTCTCAGCTGTGTTGCGTCGACCGGTTGAATCCACAACCCTGACCGGACATTCATCGACGTCAGTTCAGGGTCGAAAACTGCTTGCTCCGCTATTGCAGCGGAACATACACATCAGTTTGCCAGTGATCCTGCGGTGTCTCGGGATAGATGCTCAAGTAATGGAAGAACAGCGGCTGGTCACGAAGTTCCTCTCCACTGCCAGGAAGCCAATCGCGGTAAATCGGATAGATCGTTTCGCCGATGTGATCCGGTGACCCCTCATGTCGCACCACGACACAGCGACCGCCGGGAATGACGATTTCGCGCACGCCGAACTCATTCGGCGCCACGGCCTCGTGAATCTCGCCGCAGATTGCGAAGCGGAATGCTTGCGCAGGTGTCGTGTCGGGGTTGCCATAGGGAATGCCAAAGCTGCGACTCGACGCCACCGGCGACTGTCCGCTCTGCTTACGCCACTCGATGAACTTACGCACGCTCTCATTGACGAGCCCGGCGGGCCCACAGTGTTCAAATGCTGCGACCCTGACTTCAGGGAATTGCACGATTCGTATTTGCATGATGATAGTCCTGGAAAAATGAGGGATTGCGAACACCGCATTCCAGACCTGCCAGTTCGGCTCTTTCCTGAACGCACTCGGCGTCATACCGAACGCCCGCCTGAACGCCCTGCAAAAAGCCTCCGGACTTTCGAAGCCGGCACCGAGTGCGGCCTCCAGTACCGAGTGATCAGCGGTGGCGGCAAGGCGATGCGCCGCGCGTCGTAATCGCATCAGTTGCACATAACGTGAAACAGGCACGCCTACGAACGCGGTGAATTGTCGATGGAAGTGAAATGCCGAAAAGTTCGCCACATGGCTCAACGTATTCACCGACAGATCATCTTCGAGATTCTCATTAATGTAGGCGAGGACGGCGTTGAAGCGTTTTGTGTAAGCGAAGTTGGGCGCCATGTCAGACACTGGGAAAAGGCTCCTGGAAGTACGGTCGGCAATAGAGTCGACTACAGCGCCGTGAACGCGCCTAGCCGCGTTTGCTCAAGGCACGTTTTGGGTTGGCACGTCCGATCTCTTCCAGGGCGATGTGAAGGGCGGGGGCATGTCAGGCGTTCACTTCTGGCCGTTCTCTGCCGGTGCTCACTGCTTCGTTTGCTGGTCAAGTCGAATGAGAAGGGAAAAAAGGATGAAAAAATTCTCAGATTTATTTTGGTACCCGCGCCTTGCGGGCCAAGTCCTATAAGTTAGCGCCCTGTAAGTGATAGTCTACGAGCTCTTCTATAAATGATATTGGATACAGTTATGACACGCTGTTTGAGGGCGCTCGGAGCTAGCCTCGCTGACAGTATAGTGATCCCGGCCGCTTGGTTATCGGGGCTTGTGACGATAGGACTCTTGTGGGGCATGATAGTGTTTTGGCCCGATAAGCTTACAGTCGAAGGACGTCAGCTCTTCCTGGCTTCTTTTTTTATTTTTTTTCTCGCCATATGGCACTTGATACGGCGCAAGCGACGAGCAAAAGCACTTGTAGCCTCCATCAACCTGAAAGAAAGTCTGAACCTTGACGACACTCGGCTGCTCGGCTATCCAAGCCCCCTATTTTTTGTCTTTGACCTTTCCAACAAGAAACTCGCTCAATGCCAAAGCGCCACCGGCGACTATCAAATTCGAGACTTCACGTGGGTGACAGGCTGGCAGTTTGAGTGGCTACGGATTGACAGCCGGGTGTCGGGCGGGGTTCTGCAAATAGTCGATGGGGCAGGCATGAGCGTTCCTATCGATGAGCTTCGGCGTAAATTCATAAAATTCTCACTGGTTTTGACGGTTGCCGATACAAGTCATCCTCCCTTCCGTTTTCCAATGAACCGGAGCGCAGCTGAAGGGTGGTGTACCCGGTGCAATGAGCTTTTCAAGAGCTAAGCGAAGCATCACACCAGAAGATAATTATCTTTAGAACTCGCGGCAGCGCTGCTATGAGGGCTCAAACGAGCGTTGCGAGAGGCATTGACGCAAATTCCTACACAAACCTCGGAAACGAGCGCATTGCAGCATTTGGGTATGCAACTTATTGTCTTTGTGTCGCACAGATGGCGATTCGGGTTTGGCGACTCGATTGAATGAAGCGCAGAAGCTCCTGCTCCTAAATCAATTGAATGAAGGTACTGCTCATGACCCGATACATGCCCATCACCGGCATCGACTGCATCCCCGCAACCCTGCTCATCGACACCGAAGCGCCTCTGGACGTCCTTTTCGAAACCGCCGATTACCGCATCCGCACGGTGACCCAAGTCTTGGAAAATATCGCGTTTCGCTCGGACATCAGCTCAGACACTGTGGTGCTGACTGATTTTTGTAAATTGCTGACCACATCGTTACGTGATGGTTGTGATGTCATGGATGTGATTGGAAGACGATTGCGGGCGCAGGCGGCGGAATAATGAAGACGGGCGACTTATAAGCCGCCCCGTTTCATAAGAGGAGAACAGGGACAGACTACGATTATGAGACCGACCGATTTTACAAGCGAACTCAAAATCGTGGTTTGTCCCGGTGTCTAATCCGTTCGTCAGGCAGGTGAATGATTAGCTGCACGCCCAGGCTGCGCATGAAGATCAATGCCTAGCGCATGAATGACCTTGAGTACGGTATCAAATCTCGGCTTTGATCCGGGTGCGAACGCCTTGTACAAGCTTTCTCGCCCCATGCCAGAGTCCTTAGCGATCTGCGCCATGCCGCGGGCCTTGGCGACATAGCCGATCGCTCGGAGAAACTCCTCGCTATCACCGTCAGCCAGCACTTGGGAAAGGTATTCACTGGTGGCTTCGTCGCTATCGAGTAGTGCCGCCATGTCAAATGTCGTCAGGTGTTGGCTCATGTTCAAATCTCCTTTGCCAATTTCTTCGCTCGCCGGATATCAGCACTCTGTGAAGACTTGTCACCACCCGCCAGTAGCACGATGACCACTCCACCGCGCATGGTGAAATAGACCCGGTAGCCAGCGCCTACATCCACACGCAACTCTGAAATACCATCACCGACAGGTTTCACATCGCCCAGGTTCCTGCTGCGGCGCGATCAATGCGGCGGGCGATAGCGATTTTTGTTCGCAGATCACGGACCGATGAATGCCAAGCAGCGAGCGTCTGCATTTGCTGGATGAGATCATTTATGAATGGACCGTATCCAGCTGGATACTGGCAGTCAAGATGCCGATGCTGGTCATCCCGGGGGGGTGGGGTAGGGAAGAAAATGGGGGCAGCCCATGACCTGTGAACTCAAACCATGGTCTGTCGCCAGTCTTTGCTGACCTCGTCCTTGCCTCGTAGCAGCGAAGTATTGGTGCTAAATTCTGCGCGTCCAGCGTGCGGGCCCATCTGGCTCGGCGGGATATTTAACGCCTCTCTCAACCGATTTTGTGGATATGGAAATTCAATGAGCACATCCAAGCTTTCGATTACGCTGTCCTGCGCTGTAGCTGTTTTGATGTTGAGCGGATGCGCTGCCTCTGTAAAAAGCGGTGGGACTGAAACGCTCGTCATTCAAGAGTCAGCCAAGCAGAACCTGGTCGTAAACTTTCAAGGCAATAGCAAGGTTCAACAGAACGAGGACTGGCCTCGCTTGAAGCAAGAATGGAATGAGGCCCTGCACGTCGAAGCGACTCGCGCTGGCTACAGCCTTACAGAGGCTCAGGCATCAAGCCTCGAGGGCAAGGACGGTGTCGGTATCAAGATCAACGTGACCAATTTCCGTTACCTGACCCCTGGCGCGCGTTACGGGGCCGGGGTCATGGTGGGAAATGCGTGGGTCAACTCCAGTGCAGACTACTCGGACTTGAAATCGGGCCGCCTGATTGGAACTCGCACCTATGACACGTCCTCGTCTGCTTGGGAGGGTGTCATGTCGGCTATGACTCAAGAGCAGGTCCAGGCTATTTCTCAGAAAATCATCAGTGATATCAAGAGCGCAAAAGCCAAGTAATGCGATCCTGGCTAATCAGCGGCGATGACCGGGGCGGTGTCAATCTGATGCACGCCGCTGTTGATCTTTCGGAAAGCGGATAGGTAACAGGGAAAACGGGGACAGGTCACGATTATGAGATTCAGATGAATTCAAAATCGTGGTCTGTTCTAGTTTTTAGTGCGTGGCTAGTCCTCTATTCTAGTTTTTCAATGTCTCCGTTTGAGGTTTTGAAGTAGCTTATTATGTCTTTCGGTTGCAAGCCGGAGATTATTTTCATGTCGTTGAGGCTGTTGAAATGAAAAAGCTTTAGTTCTTCTGCGTATGTGGCGACAATGGTTTCGTCATTTTCAAGGTGGCATACATACATGTTGTGAAATGGGGGGCGCGTTTCGGGCCAGTCATGGGGCTTGGTGGTGGTGGATGGTATTGGGCCAGCGAATGTTTGATCGTTTCTTGATTTGAAGTCTTCAGTTAGATTTCCTGTATAGAATTCTAGGTGGCCAATAACGTATTCTATTTTTCGAGTGTGAGGTGATGCGGACGGAAATTGATAAATGTCATTGAAGTCTCGGACTAAAAAAGAGTCCGTATCGCTGTAGTTTCCTGCAGCGTTGATCCCCTTGAAAACTTTCCATGATTCCCAGTAGGTTATGGTTTTGTTAGGGGTTTTTTCTATAAAAACTTTGTCTACCAATGAGAATTCTCTTGTTGTAATGGTGACTTTTTGTACTAGATATCCATCTGATGTGGGGTTGTTAATGGCAAATGAGCATTTCCAACTTACATCTCTTCCTTGTGTTCTGCTAGGCAAGTCCAGAGAAACTATTGCGATTCTAGGTTTGTCTTTCATCAATTCCATATGTGCGATCTCCAGGAGGTATTACTTTTCGGACTCCAAGAACCTTAGCTGACTCATGGTTGAACGCCTGATCACCGGTGGAGTAGACCAAGGCTCCAGTATGATCGATACCACGACAGGTCACGAACGCTGGTGTCTTGTGAGAGTGGTCCTTAGCTATCCAACTCTCCGAACTGGGAGCATAGCTGCGTATGGAAAAATCGTAAGGCTGTGATCGTGGGGCGAGCCGATTGCAAGTGAGCTCAAAATTGTGGTGTGTTCCCAGTTTTCTTTTTTGCTCGAAACCTTGTGGCTCAGTCTTGTACCGAGAGCGCGAATGGTTGGCCGTTAGCCGGGTCTGGACACCTGCGTAGTGTTCTGGCGTGTGATGTAATCGCGTCGAAGCTGATGAAACAACGGGCCCGAGGAAGGTTAATCAATGCCAAAGAAACTTCAGGAAAGCAAAGCAGCGACGGCTGCTGACATTGAGCGCTCTATCCAGGCACTGAACAAGATGGCTGAACGCCTCTGGGGCGATGGTCGGGAGGCTGAGGCGAAAGCCCTGCTCGATGCCTTGGATGCTTTAAACAGGGCGCTCGATAGGATCAGGATTGGGGAGAGCCGCAGGGTTCTTCATTGAAGTGCGAAGGAAAATGGGACAGACACGATATGAAACGGGCCGATTGCAAGGGGCTAGAACCGTAGTCTGTCCCCCAGTTCCATCCCCTCCAACCACTGGGCTTTTGTCCTTGGTGGATGCCTGGCC
This window encodes:
- a CDS encoding addiction module antidote protein, whose translation is MSQHLTTFDMAALLDSDEATSEYLSQVLADGDSEEFLRAIGYVAKARGMAQIAKDSGMGRESLYKAFAPGSKPRFDTVLKVIHALGIDLHAQPGRAANHSPA
- a CDS encoding AraC family transcriptional regulator → MAPNFAYTKRFNAVLAYINENLEDDLSVNTLSHVANFSAFHFHRQFTAFVGVPVSRYVQLMRLRRAAHRLAATADHSVLEAALGAGFESPEAFCRAFRRAFGMTPSAFRKEPNWQVWNAVFAIPHFSRTIIMQIRIVQFPEVRVAAFEHCGPAGLVNESVRKFIEWRKQSGQSPVASSRSFGIPYGNPDTTPAQAFRFAICGEIHEAVAPNEFGVREIVIPGGRCVVVRHEGSPDHIGETIYPIYRDWLPGSGEELRDQPLFFHYLSIYPETPQDHWQTDVYVPLQ
- a CDS encoding DUF4410 domain-containing protein, whose protein sequence is MSTSKLSITLSCAVAVLMLSGCAASVKSGGTETLVIQESAKQNLVVNFQGNSKVQQNEDWPRLKQEWNEALHVEATRAGYSLTEAQASSLEGKDGVGIKINVTNFRYLTPGARYGAGVMVGNAWVNSSADYSDLKSGRLIGTRTYDTSSSAWEGVMSAMTQEQVQAISQKIISDIKSAKAK